In one window of Henckelia pumila isolate YLH828 chromosome 1, ASM3356847v2, whole genome shotgun sequence DNA:
- the LOC140863761 gene encoding sugar transport protein 1-like: MKLCPSSGSFNIKGLTMDKGEVTSMPSFLEKFFPTVYKYQEQNVAGTDQFCRFFSFELAMFISLLYVASFLASIAASNLTRVFGRRPSMLIGGTLFLAGAVSNVFAATDVTILLIGRVLLGFGVGFANQSAPLYLSEMAPCKHCGALNSCFQLCISIGILAAHHVNYAVKSHKNGWRISIGLAAVPALIFITGSLFLPETPHSLIERGRPEEARRILRTMRGIHDVDDEFKDLAAVGVESKNVKDPWINLMQRKYYPQLVFAVVIPYLNQISGMNLIMLYSPVIFKIIRLRNTSTSWLSYMSRAANFVFTILSMKSVDKVGRRWMFIQGGIQMFISLIIMISIVWKYGVDGNPIILFVTIFSYVGGFALSWGPLGWLVPSKILPLEIRSQGHSDNLCINMFCEFFFVQLFTDVLCSFKFLLFLLLPCSVLFMTLFRRPTSSGDQGRSSREDG, translated from the exons atgaagttgtgcccaagttccgGGTCATTCAACATTaaagggctgacgatggacaaAG GCGAAGTGACGTCTATGCCTTCTTTCTTGGAGAAATTCTTCCCCACTGTTTACAAATATCAGGAACAGAATGTGGCAGGCACTGACCAATTCTGCAGATTCTTCAGTTTTGAATTAGCAATGTTCATCTCATTACTTTATGTGGCTTCCTTTTTAGCATCCATTGCTGCCTCTAACCTCACCAGGGTTTTTGGGCGGCGCCCGTCCATGCTTATCGGCGGTACCCTCTTCCTTGCCGGTGCTGTGAGCAATGTGTTCGCCGCCACAGACGTTACTATACTCCTTATAGGTCGTGTCCTCCTAGGTTTCGGCGTTGGTTTCGCCAACCAG TCTGCACCACTGTATCTGTCGGAAATGGCTCCATGCAAACACTGTGGGGCACTGAATAGCTGCTTCCAGCTCTGCATCAGCATTGGAATCTTAGCTGCTCATCATGTAAACTATGCCGTAAAGTCGCACAAAAATGGGTGGCGTATAAGTATAGGGCTCGCCGCGGTGCCTGCGCTGATCTTTATCACCGGGTCGCTCTTCCTCCCGGAGACGCCACACTCACTCATCGAACGAGGTAGGCCAGAGGAAGCCAGAAGGATACTGAGAACTATGAGAGGAATCCACGACGTAGACGACGAATTTAAGGACTTAGCGGCTGTTGGTGTCGAATCCAAGAATGTAAAGGATCCCTGGATCAATTTGATGCAAAGGAAATACTATCCACAACTTGTGTTTGCTGTTGTCATTCCATACTTGAATCAAATCTCCGGCATGAATCTGATCATGTTATATTCCCCtgttattttcaaaattattcgGCTCCGAAACACTTCTACATCATGGTTGTCTTACATGTCCAGAGCTGCCAACTTTGTATTCACAATTTTGTCCATGAAAAGCGTCGACAAGGTCGGAAGGAGATGGATGTTTATCCAAGGTGGCATCCAAATGTTCATCTCTCTG ATAATTATGATAAGCATTGTTTGGAAGTATGGGGTGGATGGGAACCCCATAATTCTTTTTGTCACCATCTTCTCTTATGTGGGTGGTTTTGCCTTGTCCTGGGGGCCTTTAGGATGGCTAGTGCCTAGCAAAATATTGCCACTTGAGATTCGATCCCAAGGACATAGTGACAACTTGTGCATAAACATGTTTTGTGAATTTTTCTTCGTCCAATTGTTCACAGACGTGCTATGCTCCTTCAAGTTTCTGTTGTTCCTCTTGTTACCGTGCTCCGTGCTATTCATGACTCTTTTTCGTCGCCCTACTTCTTCCGGAGACCAAGGGCGTTCCTCTAGAGAAGATGGCTGA
- the LOC140876190 gene encoding sugar carrier protein C-like, with amino-acid sequence METHRGELTREVVLACIIGSTGGLMFGYDTGIIGEVTSMPSFLEKFFPSVYKYQEQNVAGTDQFCRFLSFELAMFISLLYVAALLASIAASSLTRVFGRRPSMLIGGTLFLAGAVSNVFAATDVTILLLGRVLLGFGVGFANQSAPLYLSEMAPCKHRGALNSCFQLCISIGILAAHHVNYAVKSHKNGWRISLGLAAVPALIFITGSLFLPETPHSLIERGRPEEARRILRTMRGIHDVDDEFKDLAAAGFESKNVKDPWINLMQRKYYPQLVFAVVIPYLNQISGVNLIMLYSPVLFKIIRLRNTSTSWLSYMSRAANFVFTILSMKSVDKVGRRWMFIQGGIQMFISLIIMISIFWKYGVDGNPIILFVTIFFYVGGFALSWGPLGWLVPSEILPLEIRSQGHSVNVCMNMFCAFFVVQLFTDVLCSFKLLLFLLLPCSVLFMSLFVALLLPETKGVPLEKMADIWKAHLCWNKYFTDEDVHMEGELGI; translated from the exons ATGGAAACTCACCGTGGGGAACTCACCCGTGAAGTTGTTCTCGCCTGTATTATTGGTTCTACAGGAGGCTTGATGTTTGGCTACGATACGGGGATTATAG GCGAAGTGACGTCTATGCCTTCTTTCTTGGAGAAATTCTTCCCCAGTGTTTACAAATATCAGGAACAGAATGTGGCAGGCACCGACCAATTCTGCAGATTCTTAAGTTTTGAATTAGCAATGTTCATCTCATTACTTTATGTGGCTGCCCTTTTAGCATCCATTGCTGCCTCTAGCCTCACCAGGGTTTTTGGGCGGCGCCCGTCCATGCTTATCGGCGGTACCCTCTTCCTTGCCGGTGCTGTGAGCAATGTGTTCGCCGCCACAGACGTTACTATACTCCTTTTAGGTCGTGTCCTCCTAGGTTTCGGCGTTGGTTTCGCCAACCAG TCTGCACCACTGTATCTGTCGGAAATGGCTCCATGCAAACACCGTGGGGCGCTGAATAGCTGCTTCCAGCTCTGCATCAGCATTGGAATCTTAGCTGCTCATCATGTAAACTATGCCGTAAAGTCGCACAAAAATGGGTGGCGTATAAGTCTAGGACTCGCCGCGGTGCCTGCGCTGATTTTTATCACCGGGTCGCTCTTCCTCCCGGAGACGCCACACTCACTCATAGAACGAGGCAGGCCAGAGGAAGCCAGAAGGATACTGAGAACTATGAGAGGAATCCACGACGTAGACGACGAATTTAAGGACTTAGCGGCTGCTGGTTTCGAATCCAAGAATGTAAAGGATCCCTGGATCAATTTGATGCAAAGGAAATACTATCCACAACTTGTGTTTGCTGTTGTCATTCCATACTTGAATCAAATCTCCGGCGTGAATCTGATCATGTTATATTCCCCTGTTCTTTTCAAAATTATTCGGCTCCGAAACACTTCTACATCATGGTTGTCTTACATGTCCAGAGCTGCCAACTTTGTATTCACAATTTTGTCCATGAAAAGCGTCGACAAGGTCGGAAGGAGATGGATGTTTATCCAAGGTGGCATCCAAATGTTCATCTCTCTG ATAATTATGATAAGCATTTTTTGGAAGTATGGGGTGGATGGGAACCCCATAATTCTTTTTGTCACCATCTTCTTTTATGTGGGTGGTTTCGCCTTGTCCTGGGGCCCTTTGGGATGGCTAGTGCCTAGTGAAATCTTGCCACTTGAGATTCGATCCCAAGGACATAGTGTCAACGTGTGCATGAACATGTTTTGTGCATTTTTCGTCGTCCAATTGTTCACAGACGTGCTATGCTCCTTCAAGCTTCTGCTGTTCCTCTTGTTACCGTGCTCCGTGCTATTCATGTCTCTTTTCGTCGCCCTACTTCTCCCGGAGACCAAGGGCGTTCCTCTAGAGAAGATGGCTGATATTTGGAAAGCCCACTTGTGTTGGAACAAGTACTTTACAGATGAAGACGTGCACATGGAAGGTGAATTGgggatttaa